GTCTCGCCGCCCTCCTGCTCGACGACACCGCCTCCTGCGAGGACGTCGTCCAGGAGGCCTTCATCCGCGTCCACTCGGCGCGCAAGCGCGTCCGCGACCCCGAGAAGACGCTCGCGTACCTGCGTCAGACGGTCGTCAACCTCTCCCGCTCGGCCCTGCGCCGGCGCATCCTCGGACTCAAGCTGCTGTCCAAGCCGATGCCCGACATGGCGAGCGCCGAGGAGGGGGCCTACGACCTGCTGGAGCGCGACTCCCTCATCAAGGCGATGAAGGGCCTCCAGCGCCGCCAGCGCGAGGTCCTGGTCCTGCGCTACTTCTCGGACATGACCGAGGCCCAGGTCGCCGATACGCTCGGCATCTCGCTGGGCTCCGTGAAGGCATACGGCTCCCGCGGGATAGCCGCGCTGCGGGTCGCCATGGAGGAGCCGGTATGAGCACGGACGGCGAATCCCGGGAACGGCGCCATGAGCCCTACGCGTGGCGAGAGCCGACATGGGCCGCCAAGCAAGAGCACAAGCAATCACACGCTGGGAACGGAACTGTGAATCACGGCCCCGAAGATCAGAGCTCCACGGGGGAGTTCGACTCGGACGAGCTGGCACTGCGACGCCTGCTTCAGCAGGCGGTCCAGGAGATGGAGCCACGGGACGGCACCCTCGACCATCTGCGCAAGGCGGTCCCCGCCAGGCGGGCGCGCAAGCGGCAGGCCCTCGTCGGGATGGCGGCCGCGGCCCTCTTCTTCGGCACCGCTGTCCCCGCTGTGGTGCACGTCTCCTCCACCAACACCAATGCCAACACCTCCAACGCCGGCCACACCTCCCAGATGCAGGGCGGCGCGGGCCAGGGCAAGGAGACGGAGGGCGGCGAGTCCACCTCCGGCGGCTCCTCGGGCAAGACCGAGGACAAGGGCAAGGGTGAGACGAAGGGCGACGGGAAGGGCAAGACCGCCGGCGCCACGACCGGCACCGGCGGCGGCGCGGACCCGTCCTCCACGACCGCCGCGAGCGCCCCGGCCTGCACGGCCGCGGAACTCGGCACGCCCACGGCCACCACCGACGTGGCCGACTCCGCCGGGACGGTCTACGGCACCTTCCACATCACCAACGGCTCCACCACCGCCTGTACGGTCACCGGCCCCGGCACCGTGACGTCGAGCGCGCAGGGCGCGGCGGACGGCAGCAAGATCGGCGCTGTCCGGCATGTCTCGGGTGATGTGGCGACAGGACTGCCCGACCCGTCCCAGGAGGTCTCGCAGCTGCTGCTGCAGCCGGGTTCCTCCTACGACGTGAGGTTCGCCTGGGTGCCGTCCTCGACCTGTCCCACGTCGGACCCCTCGACCGAGCCCACCCCCGACCCCACGACCTCCCCGGACACCTCCTCCAGCGCGGGCTCCTCGACCGGCGGCGACACCGGCACCTCCACTCAGCTCGTCAGGGAGGACGGCGCGACCGACGGGAGTGTCCTGGTGACGAACACGGCGGCGGGCGGCGGCCCTTCGGTGTCCACGACGGTGTCCAACGCGTGCGCGGGGACCGTGTACTGGACGGGCGTACTGACGGCGTCGTGACGTCGTCGGTGGCGGGTGTGAGCCGGCCTCAGGCGGTCGCTTTCTCCTGGGGCCGGTCCCGCTCCTGCCGAGGCTGCTCGTCGTCCGGGGCGATGCCCAGTTCCGCGTCCCGGATGAACTCCACCTCGCGGCGCAGCAGACGGAACCACATGAAGACCACGAAGCCGGCGAAGACGAACCACTCGCCGGTGTAGCCGAGGTTCTGGAACGCCTTCAGGTCCAGCCCGCTGTTGGCGGGCGCGGTAGCCGGTACGGCCGTCATCCCGGAGTCGGCGGTGGTGAGCGTGACCCACGCGTCGTACACGCCGTACGGCACGAGGTTGATCAGCGAGGCCGCGCTGATCGCCGAGGTCTGCCCGGCCGGCAGGCCGCCCTGCGCGCTGACGCCGTTGTCCCCCGGCGTCTCGGACGCCTGGAGCGCACCGGTGACGGTGACCTCGCCCTTCGGCGC
This is a stretch of genomic DNA from Streptomyces sp. NBC_00285. It encodes these proteins:
- a CDS encoding SigE family RNA polymerase sigma factor codes for the protein MAQVLEFRAAPSGAAVLRPRLPGAPGGMPVIAPMPAARPTRIPSQRDGTEEAAAGTTVDHLTETYRAHYRSLLGLAALLLDDTASCEDVVQEAFIRVHSARKRVRDPEKTLAYLRQTVVNLSRSALRRRILGLKLLSKPMPDMASAEEGAYDLLERDSLIKAMKGLQRRQREVLVLRYFSDMTEAQVADTLGISLGSVKAYGSRGIAALRVAMEEPV
- a CDS encoding SURF1 family protein, with the translated sequence MYRFLLTPRWFGINVFVLLAIPFCIFMGSWQLSRFEDRMTESREAGKQVVTDRHEAPRPLAQLLPVDKVTSGKPVTATGRYARQLLVPDRQLDDREGYYVLTLLRTDDGKALPVVRGWLPGTPDPAKVPAAPKGEVTVTGALQASETPGDNGVSAQGGLPAGQTSAISAASLINLVPYGVYDAWVTLTTADSGMTAVPATAPANSGLDLKAFQNLGYTGEWFVFAGFVVFMWFRLLRREVEFIRDAELGIAPDDEQPRQERDRPQEKATA